The following are from one region of the Nostoc cf. commune SO-36 genome:
- a CDS encoding type II toxin-antitoxin system RelE/ParE family toxin has product MSPSDKYPKFKDKRTERFALGERVKEFQAFTDQAYKRLDILEAATSKESLMKLPSNHFESLEGDRKGQCSIRINKQWRICFNWVDEESKPFNIEITDYHS; this is encoded by the coding sequence ATGTCTCCGTCAGACAAATATCCTAAGTTTAAAGATAAAAGGACGGAGCGGTTTGCTTTAGGTGAGAGGGTAAAAGAGTTTCAGGCTTTTACAGATCAAGCATATAAACGACTTGATATATTAGAAGCTGCTACTAGCAAAGAATCCCTGATGAAACTACCGAGCAACCATTTTGAGTCTTTAGAAGGCGATCGAAAAGGTCAATGTAGCATTCGAATAAATAAGCAATGGCGAATTTGTTTCAATTGGGTAGATGAAGAATCTAAACCTTTCAACATAGAAATTACAGACTATCATTCTTAA
- a CDS encoding 2Fe-2S iron-sulfur cluster-binding protein, producing MIVRVHFLPDDVTVDAEVGEALLDVADRAGVFIPTGCLMGSCHACTVELEDGEIIRACITGVPLREELTINLFSDPTW from the coding sequence ATGATTGTTCGTGTCCACTTTTTACCAGATGATGTCACAGTAGATGCCGAAGTGGGAGAAGCCCTATTAGATGTAGCAGACCGGGCTGGGGTATTTATTCCCACCGGTTGTCTCATGGGGTCTTGTCACGCTTGCACTGTCGAATTAGAGGATGGAGAGATCATCCGCGCTTGTATTACCGGAGTACCACTACGCGAGGAATTAACAATTAATTTGTTTAGCGATCCTACTTGGTAA